The Leptospira sp. WS39.C2 genome contains a region encoding:
- the epsC gene encoding serine O-acetyltransferase EpsC has product MLSNGQEELYNSILTRQSIPESVVGGKQVANRFLKELFSILFSGYHSERNFTSKDQILDQLELFRIRWKNLLEPYSVYAERELGRKVTLDDILHNFIAKLPGLYQWMWEDAEAAFLGDPAAESIHEVILAYSGFYAGAVHRIANYFFKSSLPLFPKLLSGVAHEATGIDIHPGAEIGRAFFMDHGTGIVIGETTQIADNVKIYQGVTLGALSVNKSLAKQKRHPTIEEGVVIYAGATILGGETVIGKQSIIGGNAWITQSIPPYSVVYQKSEVRVRSSNEIQGLDFTI; this is encoded by the coding sequence ATGTTATCGAACGGACAAGAGGAATTATACAATTCGATTCTCACTCGGCAATCCATCCCCGAATCAGTTGTGGGTGGCAAACAAGTTGCCAATCGGTTTTTGAAAGAATTGTTTTCAATTCTTTTTTCAGGATACCATTCCGAGCGTAACTTTACTTCCAAAGATCAAATTTTAGACCAGTTGGAACTCTTTCGAATTCGATGGAAAAATTTACTAGAACCTTACTCCGTTTATGCGGAAAGAGAACTTGGTCGAAAAGTTACTTTGGATGATATTCTGCATAACTTCATCGCAAAACTTCCAGGTTTATACCAGTGGATGTGGGAAGATGCAGAAGCTGCTTTTTTAGGAGATCCGGCGGCAGAAAGTATCCATGAAGTGATTCTCGCCTATTCGGGGTTTTACGCTGGAGCCGTCCATCGAATTGCAAATTATTTTTTTAAATCCTCCCTACCTTTATTTCCAAAACTTTTATCTGGTGTGGCACACGAAGCCACAGGGATCGACATCCATCCTGGTGCAGAAATTGGACGGGCATTCTTTATGGATCATGGAACAGGAATTGTCATAGGTGAAACCACACAAATTGCAGACAATGTGAAGATTTACCAAGGTGTGACTCTTGGCGCCTTATCGGTAAACAAGTCTTTGGCGAAACAAAAACGACATCCAACGATTGAAGAGGGAGTTGTGATTTATGCGGGAGCAACGATCCTCGGAGGCGAAACTGTCATCGGCAAACAATCCATCATTGGAGGGAATGCTTGGATCACCCAAAGCATCCCTCCTTATTCGGTCGTGTATCAAAAATCAGAAGTGCGAGTCAGAAGTTCGAATGAAATCCAAGGATTGGATTTTACCATTTGA